The Halosimplex litoreum genome has a window encoding:
- a CDS encoding TrmB family transcriptional regulator, translated as MDTDDAALREQLRVFGLSDNEINTYLALLGLGEATTSTVAEEAGVTRRTVYNIAERLEGRGLVRVNDHVSPTTIRALAPREAMADISERIDAMTPGLEERFTETRPRTSEIEMAKSRRKALKNLREDIESAESEVLVSVPADVVPEIETQLRAARERGALVLLLVAEVENIDAAAERYAGLATVVRCWGDEMAFVYAVDDERATIGSPDVFDGAYFEEGVVWVSEWGLTGAVIATFLGAYWPFPWEVHVADPVELPATFEWFRKATFTAIRHRRTGTELRAEVETEAGERVVGRVNDVRQALVDPATNQFTLENGLVLDTDEGTVSVGASGGYLEDYRGTSVRLRPVEE; from the coding sequence ATGGACACCGACGACGCGGCGTTGCGCGAACAGTTGCGGGTGTTCGGGCTCTCGGACAACGAGATCAACACGTATCTGGCGCTGCTGGGGCTGGGGGAGGCGACGACCAGCACTGTCGCCGAAGAGGCGGGCGTCACCCGGCGGACGGTGTACAACATCGCCGAGCGCCTCGAGGGGCGGGGGCTGGTGCGAGTCAACGACCACGTCTCGCCGACGACGATCCGCGCGCTCGCGCCACGGGAGGCGATGGCCGACATCTCCGAGCGTATCGACGCCATGACGCCCGGACTGGAGGAGCGCTTCACCGAGACCAGGCCTCGAACCTCGGAGATCGAGATGGCCAAATCACGGCGGAAGGCGCTCAAGAACCTGCGTGAGGACATCGAGAGCGCCGAGTCGGAGGTGCTCGTCTCCGTGCCGGCCGACGTAGTCCCCGAGATCGAGACCCAACTCCGGGCGGCCCGCGAGCGCGGGGCGCTCGTGCTCTTGCTGGTCGCCGAGGTCGAGAACATCGACGCGGCGGCCGAGCGGTACGCGGGGCTCGCGACGGTCGTGCGCTGTTGGGGCGACGAGATGGCGTTCGTCTACGCGGTCGACGACGAGCGGGCGACGATCGGCAGTCCCGACGTGTTCGACGGCGCGTACTTCGAGGAGGGCGTCGTCTGGGTCTCCGAGTGGGGGCTGACCGGTGCGGTCATCGCCACGTTCCTCGGTGCCTACTGGCCGTTCCCGTGGGAGGTCCACGTCGCCGACCCGGTCGAACTGCCGGCGACGTTCGAGTGGTTCCGCAAAGCGACCTTCACCGCCATCCGCCACCGACGGACGGGCACCGAACTGCGTGCCGAGGTCGAGACCGAGGCCGGCGAGCGCGTCGTCGGCCGCGTCAACGACGTGCGTCAGGCGCTGGTCGACCCCGCGACCAACCAGTTCACGCTGGAGAACGGCCTCGTCCTCGACACCGACGAGGGAACCGTCAGCGTCGGCGCGTCCGGCGGCTACCTCGAAGACTACCGGGGCACGTCCGTCCGACTCCGTCCGGTCGAGGAGTGA
- a CDS encoding ABC transporter substrate-binding protein, whose amino-acid sequence MVVNHEGNEADGESAGGVSRRRYAQVIAGLGAAGLAGCPSEGGSTATPAGSSDDTVEPIEPDDTVSDGAESTATPTATATDREPVVDTIAYAHANSPDVFDWNPWTPQDNTAGDLWMSDLHGLRNVHTTNLSYSGTTIPTPHKPDHEEIEIMTWISGTEVEPPHDWYDHHDDRSAYWSGDAHDAVAREKHNHVEFFQAGNKFSEEATFNQRAEDQWTLHQWTDKGTVPEQDPDPTASNILSTYAGPVDGDPPLHPSFTEPYLEQYRDAGSRDRATSVTDELKSDRVSLDRIALAGGTDEYLAGTGPYRLESMDDVGSERMVLHLDPDHPNAEHTNVEKLAIYWAEGDRAQTLQTEGVLDVNVGDVSPGASLNREVLPDYMQEFTRWLRATGGDMWKFNWNNPHLQNLWVRRALVEAVDWNAVSANGWGQGGAQPLANDTFLLDAQSEAIFSQEFLDSLHTYSRGSNVETATEYMNRAGYTKQGGQWVDPSGNAASIDLFATSTIPEHVQAAQTIRANLANWGFGVNFSTQGWSTWSNNLDPNGGLNYESSLYWHGDPYVFQYYHDRGAWWDEALVAGSPTAPDPFDAKPEDTVDTQGKPIVQQIPDEPGAFEAPDEAGKAPDLDGATEVNLVETVNAIRQPGNSEAERQQLYRTCAKYYNFYVPHFPFHQYMQGSFGNVRDFDWPGPSARAFDYEHSFGIENVLVLGGIAQASYDTEFEPPEEG is encoded by the coding sequence ATGGTAGTTAATCACGAGGGTAACGAGGCGGACGGCGAGTCGGCGGGCGGTGTCTCGCGTCGCCGGTACGCACAGGTGATCGCGGGGCTGGGCGCGGCTGGATTGGCCGGCTGTCCGAGCGAGGGCGGCTCGACGGCGACGCCGGCGGGATCGAGCGACGACACGGTGGAGCCGATCGAGCCGGACGATACGGTGAGTGACGGAGCGGAGAGTACGGCGACGCCGACGGCGACGGCGACCGACCGCGAGCCCGTGGTCGATACCATCGCCTACGCGCACGCCAACTCGCCGGACGTGTTCGACTGGAACCCGTGGACGCCCCAGGACAACACCGCTGGGGACCTCTGGATGTCCGACCTGCACGGGCTCCGCAACGTCCACACCACGAACCTGTCCTACAGTGGGACGACGATCCCCACACCGCACAAGCCCGACCACGAGGAGATCGAGATCATGACGTGGATCTCGGGCACCGAGGTCGAGCCGCCACACGACTGGTACGACCACCACGACGATCGGTCGGCCTACTGGTCGGGTGACGCTCACGACGCGGTCGCCCGCGAGAAACACAACCACGTCGAGTTCTTCCAGGCGGGGAACAAGTTCTCCGAGGAAGCCACGTTCAACCAGCGCGCCGAGGACCAGTGGACGCTCCACCAGTGGACGGACAAGGGGACGGTCCCCGAGCAGGACCCGGACCCGACGGCGAGCAACATCCTGTCGACGTACGCGGGGCCGGTCGACGGTGACCCGCCGCTGCACCCGTCGTTCACCGAGCCGTACCTGGAGCAGTACCGCGACGCCGGTTCGCGCGACCGGGCCACGTCGGTCACCGACGAGCTGAAGAGCGACCGCGTCTCACTCGACCGTATCGCGTTGGCCGGCGGGACCGACGAGTACCTCGCCGGGACGGGACCGTACCGGCTGGAGTCGATGGACGACGTGGGATCCGAGCGGATGGTTCTCCATCTCGACCCCGACCACCCCAACGCCGAGCACACCAACGTCGAGAAGCTCGCGATCTACTGGGCCGAGGGCGATCGCGCGCAGACCCTGCAGACCGAAGGCGTGCTGGACGTGAACGTGGGGGACGTGTCGCCCGGCGCGTCGTTGAACCGCGAGGTACTGCCCGACTACATGCAGGAGTTCACCCGCTGGCTGCGTGCGACCGGCGGTGACATGTGGAAGTTCAACTGGAACAACCCCCACCTCCAGAACCTCTGGGTTCGCCGCGCGCTCGTCGAGGCGGTCGACTGGAACGCCGTCTCGGCCAACGGCTGGGGACAGGGCGGCGCACAGCCGCTCGCAAACGACACCTTCCTGCTCGACGCCCAGTCGGAGGCGATATTCTCTCAGGAGTTCCTCGATAGCCTGCACACGTACTCGCGAGGGTCGAACGTGGAGACGGCCACGGAGTACATGAACCGTGCGGGGTACACGAAACAGGGTGGCCAGTGGGTCGACCCGTCTGGCAACGCCGCGTCGATCGATCTGTTCGCCACGTCGACGATCCCCGAGCACGTGCAGGCGGCTCAGACGATCCGGGCGAACCTGGCCAACTGGGGCTTCGGCGTCAACTTCTCCACGCAGGGGTGGTCGACGTGGTCGAACAACCTCGACCCCAACGGCGGGCTGAACTACGAGTCGTCGCTGTACTGGCACGGCGACCCCTACGTGTTCCAATATTATCACGACCGCGGCGCGTGGTGGGACGAGGCGCTCGTCGCCGGGAGTCCCACCGCTCCGGACCCGTTCGACGCCAAGCCCGAGGACACCGTCGACACACAGGGGAAACCGATCGTCCAGCAGATCCCCGACGAACCCGGTGCCTTCGAGGCCCCCGACGAGGCCGGGAAAGCGCCGGATCTCGACGGCGCCACCGAAGTCAACCTCGTCGAGACGGTCAACGCGATCCGACAGCCGGGCAACAGCGAGGCCGAGCGCCAGCAGCTGTATCGCACCTGCGCGAAGTACTACAACTTCTACGTTCCCCACTTCCCGTTCCACCAGTACATGCAGGGGTCGTTCGGTAACGTTCGCGACTTCGACTGGCCCGGCCCCTCGGCACGGGCGTTCGACTACGAGCATTCGTTCGGCATCGAGAACGTGCTCGTGCTCGGCGGCATCGCACAGGCCAGCTACGACACCGAGTTCGAACCGCCGGAGGAGGGATAG
- a CDS encoding serine/threonine-protein kinase RIO2: MVQNVASVIADLEPEDFYLLSGVEQGMRFSEYVDREKLPEYTRLSAEDVDYRLDRCEDRGLVERKTIQYEGFKLTFEGYDALALHTFAERETFDGVGAPLGVGKESDVYEVRSYRPLALKYHREGYTNFREVMKERDYTADRDHVSWQYTARKAAEREYDALEALYPDVSVPQPVDHNRHALVMEKVDGVELSRTKLTDAQVVPVMELILAEMATAYAEGYVHADMSEYNVFVTEAGVVVFDWPQAVPTDHENARELLERDVENLVGYFARKYPSHVDEIDVPGLAAALADDSFESAAEFAE; the protein is encoded by the coding sequence ATGGTCCAGAACGTGGCATCCGTGATAGCCGACCTCGAACCCGAGGACTTCTATCTGCTCTCGGGGGTCGAACAGGGGATGCGCTTCTCGGAGTACGTCGACCGCGAGAAGTTGCCCGAGTACACCCGCCTGTCGGCCGAGGACGTGGACTACAGGCTGGACCGCTGTGAGGACCGCGGGCTGGTCGAACGCAAGACGATCCAGTACGAGGGCTTCAAGCTCACTTTCGAAGGCTACGACGCGCTCGCGCTGCACACGTTCGCCGAGCGGGAGACCTTCGACGGCGTCGGTGCCCCCCTCGGCGTCGGCAAGGAGAGCGACGTGTACGAGGTGCGTTCCTATCGCCCCCTGGCGTTGAAGTACCACCGCGAGGGCTACACCAACTTCCGCGAAGTGATGAAAGAGCGCGACTACACCGCCGATCGGGACCACGTCTCCTGGCAATACACCGCGCGCAAAGCCGCCGAGCGCGAGTACGACGCCCTCGAAGCGCTGTACCCCGACGTGTCCGTTCCCCAACCCGTCGACCACAACCGTCACGCGCTCGTCATGGAGAAGGTCGACGGCGTCGAGCTCTCGCGGACGAAGCTCACCGACGCGCAAGTGGTCCCCGTCATGGAGCTGATCCTCGCGGAGATGGCGACCGCCTACGCCGAGGGGTACGTCCACGCCGACATGAGCGAGTACAACGTCTTCGTCACCGAAGCGGGCGTCGTCGTCTTCGACTGGCCCCAGGCCGTCCCCACCGACCACGAGAACGCCCGCGAACTCCTCGAACGCGACGTGGAGAATCTGGTGGGCTACTTCGCCCGCAAGTACCCCAGCCACGTCGACGAGATCGACGTGCCCGGCCTCGCGGCGGCGCTAGCCGACGACTCGTTCGAGTCGGCCGCCGAATTCGCCGAATAA
- a CDS encoding transposase yields the protein MVRDDPAVAESIVVHAESLCQHEDHLWDVIKQLSIPVASLTDERDQTKADFETEEMVKSHLFMRIRGFSQNEFAEQLSTRSNLIKSVEFDVNSLDAAPSQQDLSYAWCNFSDDTQKIIEAAAEGIGQAAVEHNVISEALVPVLPDEEADEDDVQTDKEYQKQKATKLIRLARRHVLPEFETGRAVHRTYSDEAILDMFARICANKGSAHSEGEYGWLTDDDLTCDDETFLRAIKLIATPEDDDAQPSLSDYDEADAMPKIDRIRDALMESFDAATENVINSIRGDDPFEDRKTIAAIDITHEQYHVWPWEDKDAGTPKSGFPRMVSGYKKDDEYLRGYKYATITLVGDNAPIILGVEPVKENSKWEPDGSPSYSKGDIVARLLDKAERFVDFDEVLLDRGFYSNAVYAEIDDRDLLYTSPVPKYEDDYTAIKNIEAHDDADAAVKDDVPFGQDGEVHHTAEFLYTPTTSDDADGNYAVFVTNRDRVEPEEIDKVCNTYDRRWDIESQFKSVKGFLPKTSSKDYRIRLCKFVLASLIYNLWRLTDYLLKVAMDEDIRSPPVITAKTFVRALGEFLRDIG from the coding sequence GTGGTACGTGACGATCCCGCAGTCGCTGAGTCCATCGTTGTGCACGCAGAGTCGCTCTGCCAGCACGAGGACCACCTGTGGGACGTTATTAAACAACTTTCAATACCCGTTGCCTCCCTGACTGACGAGCGTGACCAGACCAAGGCAGATTTCGAAACCGAAGAGATGGTTAAATCCCATCTCTTCATGCGGATTCGCGGATTTTCCCAAAACGAGTTCGCTGAGCAACTCAGCACCCGCTCGAACCTGATCAAGAGTGTCGAATTCGATGTGAATAGCCTGGATGCGGCCCCGTCACAGCAGGACCTCTCGTATGCCTGGTGCAATTTCAGTGACGACACACAGAAGATCATCGAGGCCGCTGCAGAAGGCATCGGGCAAGCCGCTGTCGAGCACAACGTTATTTCCGAGGCGCTTGTCCCGGTTCTTCCTGACGAGGAAGCGGACGAGGACGACGTTCAGACTGACAAAGAATACCAGAAGCAGAAGGCGACCAAGCTGATTAGGCTCGCTCGTAGGCACGTCCTTCCGGAATTCGAGACCGGACGAGCGGTCCACCGGACCTACTCAGATGAAGCGATTCTCGATATGTTCGCGCGTATCTGCGCGAACAAGGGCAGCGCTCACTCCGAAGGCGAGTACGGCTGGCTCACCGACGATGACCTGACCTGCGATGATGAAACGTTCCTCCGTGCGATCAAGCTGATTGCCACACCTGAAGACGACGATGCACAGCCCTCACTCTCGGACTATGATGAGGCGGATGCGATGCCGAAGATTGACCGTATCCGTGATGCCCTCATGGAGTCGTTCGATGCGGCGACGGAGAACGTCATCAATTCGATTCGCGGGGATGACCCGTTCGAGGACCGGAAAACCATCGCGGCCATCGATATCACGCACGAGCAGTACCACGTCTGGCCGTGGGAGGACAAGGACGCCGGAACCCCGAAATCCGGGTTCCCGCGGATGGTCAGTGGCTACAAGAAGGATGACGAATATTTGCGCGGCTACAAGTACGCAACAATCACGTTAGTTGGCGACAACGCCCCGATAATCCTCGGTGTTGAGCCCGTCAAGGAGAACTCGAAGTGGGAGCCAGACGGGTCGCCGTCGTACTCGAAAGGCGACATTGTTGCGCGGCTTCTCGATAAGGCAGAGCGGTTCGTTGATTTCGATGAAGTACTGTTGGACCGCGGCTTCTACAGTAACGCTGTCTATGCTGAAATCGATGATCGTGACCTGCTTTACACGTCGCCTGTCCCGAAATACGAAGACGACTACACGGCGATCAAGAACATCGAAGCCCACGATGACGCGGACGCAGCTGTGAAGGACGATGTTCCGTTCGGCCAGGATGGCGAGGTCCACCACACTGCGGAGTTTCTGTACACGCCGACCACGAGTGACGATGCGGACGGGAACTACGCTGTGTTCGTGACGAATCGAGACCGTGTCGAACCGGAAGAGATCGACAAAGTCTGCAACACGTATGATCGTCGATGGGACATCGAGAGCCAGTTCAAGTCCGTGAAGGGTTTCCTGCCGAAAACGTCGTCGAAGGATTACCGGATTCGCCTCTGCAAGTTCGTGCTCGCCTCGCTCATCTATAACCTGTGGCGGCTGACCGACTACCTGCTCAAGGTGGCGATGGACGAGGATATTCGGTCGCCGCCGGTGATCACGGCCAAGACGTTCGTGCGAGCGCTCGGTGAGTTCCTGCGAGACATCGGATAA
- a CDS encoding DoxX family protein gives MSTTTPGVNEFESKIGGFTVHGKAHSLSAWFVLALRLMMGYAFLYSGATKVLEGGFTAQGYLVHAAGTNGNPLESMFVWMGTTDWFVAFANVAVPWGEVLIGLGLLVGALVRLAALFGALMMAMFYFGNWEIAHGLINGDFAYMLVFLAVAAFGAGRIVGLDALVERYEVGGEALVERYPRLRYVLG, from the coding sequence ATGTCGACGACCACCCCCGGAGTCAACGAGTTCGAGAGCAAGATCGGCGGTTTCACGGTCCACGGCAAGGCTCACAGCCTGTCGGCGTGGTTCGTGCTGGCGCTGCGGCTGATGATGGGCTACGCGTTCCTGTACTCGGGCGCGACGAAGGTCCTGGAGGGCGGGTTCACCGCTCAGGGCTACCTGGTCCACGCGGCCGGGACGAACGGCAACCCCCTCGAAAGCATGTTCGTCTGGATGGGGACGACCGACTGGTTCGTCGCCTTCGCGAACGTCGCCGTCCCGTGGGGCGAGGTCCTCATCGGGCTGGGCCTGCTCGTCGGCGCGCTGGTGCGCCTGGCGGCTCTGTTCGGCGCGCTCATGATGGCGATGTTCTACTTCGGGAACTGGGAGATCGCCCACGGGCTCATCAACGGCGACTTCGCCTACATGCTCGTGTTCCTCGCCGTCGCCGCCTTCGGCGCAGGTCGGATCGTCGGCCTCGACGCGCTCGTCGAGCGCTACGAGGTCGGTGGCGAGGCACTGGTCGAACGCTACCCGCGGCTGCGCTACGTCCTCGGCTGA
- a CDS encoding glycoside hydrolase family 5 protein codes for MSHDHTSERTDASPADRTDVATDERSTDDPSGDSSNGYADGIARRVDAVSRRTFLRTAAGAGAATALGLGITGNAAADGIPTPWLHRDGNLIRDPSDNKVILRGVNVPDAKRMNAKEFRPDADETIARATNAEEGWYSRIVRLPIQPTDVGGHDTGGIPPVPGFSQSQLESYVQNHLRPAVDTCAEHNVYCIVDYHRHRGQDEAHAYDSEGIDEELQMFWETVAPEFAEDSNVLFEVYNEPIHPYQGHYEPNVDVAPTDDEAIETWNTWKAAAQPWVDTIREHAPRNLVLIGSPRWSQWTYQAPKNEFDGDNLAYTGHVYGHQNLRPLSEHFGEPAEEVPVFMTEFGWGEHGANYITGTADDEGQEFREFFADYDVHWQVWCFDSKWRPAMLDHDWSVKPYGEFWREELAAHRDEDVPAGEVDTGTDDDTSTDTATPTATPTPTPTPTDTPTATPTPSGPTSTPTPTDTPNTPTDTPAGDALVVNDYDGDPAWSANRNDLGQWCGAGSFANGSGEVEGDALVLDYDNGGWYQEQINRDVSGYSTLVLSVAGANGGEESEVRFSMGGASGMLADVTDDSIGTSVSAVVVDMESAGVDRTSSSLSLRLNFWQGGSSRLRIGGVRLE; via the coding sequence ATGTCACACGACCACACCAGCGAACGGACCGACGCATCGCCAGCCGACCGAACCGACGTAGCGACGGACGAGCGATCCACCGACGATCCGAGCGGCGACTCCTCGAACGGCTACGCCGACGGGATCGCCCGCCGGGTCGACGCCGTCTCCCGGCGCACGTTCCTGCGGACGGCCGCGGGCGCGGGCGCCGCGACGGCGCTCGGGCTGGGCATCACCGGCAACGCAGCCGCCGACGGTATCCCGACTCCGTGGCTCCACCGCGACGGCAACCTGATCCGCGACCCGAGCGACAACAAGGTGATCCTCCGGGGAGTGAACGTCCCCGACGCCAAACGGATGAACGCGAAGGAGTTCCGCCCGGACGCCGACGAGACGATCGCGCGGGCGACGAACGCCGAGGAGGGGTGGTACTCGCGGATCGTCCGTCTCCCGATCCAGCCCACCGACGTCGGCGGTCACGACACCGGCGGTATCCCGCCGGTTCCCGGGTTCAGCCAGTCACAGCTCGAATCGTACGTCCAGAACCACCTCCGGCCGGCCGTCGACACCTGCGCCGAGCACAACGTCTACTGCATCGTCGACTACCACCGCCACCGCGGCCAGGACGAGGCACACGCCTACGACAGCGAGGGCATCGACGAGGAGCTGCAGATGTTCTGGGAGACGGTGGCCCCGGAGTTCGCCGAGGACTCCAACGTCCTCTTCGAGGTGTACAACGAGCCGATCCACCCCTATCAGGGCCACTACGAGCCCAACGTCGACGTGGCGCCGACCGACGACGAGGCCATCGAGACGTGGAACACCTGGAAGGCGGCCGCCCAGCCGTGGGTCGACACCATCCGCGAGCACGCGCCGCGGAACCTGGTCCTGATCGGCTCGCCCCGGTGGAGTCAGTGGACCTACCAGGCACCGAAAAACGAGTTCGACGGCGACAACCTCGCCTACACCGGCCACGTCTACGGTCACCAGAACCTCCGGCCGCTCTCCGAGCACTTCGGGGAGCCGGCCGAGGAGGTACCGGTGTTCATGACGGAGTTCGGCTGGGGCGAGCACGGCGCGAACTACATCACCGGGACCGCCGACGACGAGGGCCAGGAGTTCCGCGAATTCTTCGCCGACTACGACGTCCACTGGCAGGTCTGGTGTTTCGACAGCAAGTGGCGGCCGGCGATGCTCGACCACGACTGGTCGGTCAAGCCCTACGGCGAGTTCTGGCGGGAGGAACTCGCGGCCCACCGCGACGAGGACGTGCCGGCCGGCGAGGTCGACACCGGGACGGACGACGACACCTCGACGGACACGGCGACGCCGACCGCGACGCCCACCCCGACGCCGACCCCCACGGACACGCCCACCGCCACGCCGACGCCCAGCGGGCCCACGTCGACGCCGACACCCACTGACACGCCGAATACGCCGACTGACACACCCGCGGGCGACGCCCTCGTGGTCAACGACTACGACGGCGACCCGGCGTGGTCGGCCAACCGTAACGATCTGGGCCAGTGGTGCGGGGCCGGGAGCTTCGCCAACGGTTCCGGCGAGGTCGAGGGCGACGCACTCGTGCTCGACTACGACAACGGCGGCTGGTATCAGGAGCAGATCAACCGCGACGTGTCGGGTTACTCGACGCTCGTTCTCTCGGTCGCCGGCGCGAACGGGGGCGAGGAGTCCGAGGTTCGCTTCAGCATGGGCGGCGCGTCGGGGATGCTCGCCGACGTGACCGACGATTCGATCGGCACCTCGGTCTCGGCGGTCGTGGTCGACATGGAGTCGGCGGGTGTCGACCGGACGTCCTCGTCGCTGTCGCTGCGGCTCAACTTCTGGCAGGGCGGCAGTAGCCGGCTGCGGATCGGCGGCGTCCGGCTCGAGTAG
- a CDS encoding cellulase family glycosylhydrolase has translation MHSDDPPRQAQDGEQRRDRGDGRGPVGGSGDASSDGGTGGPRRRTVLRGLGGGVALGAAGTLGAAVTTAAGASFGDGVNLQPSYFCDGDQDLGYDLMREYPDIETVRIEIEPFSFNEVATTVEDAKRWIDEAAAHGLNVIATYHHYPDNGSASAAALQNAAEFWAEHYETLSADTDITVNMMNEWGNHRVTADEYAAAYDEAIDTVRSETSYSGPIVCDAPGWGQGTYRLADAVEAIDDDDLILSAHVYPSAWNATTGQNLVPEDLDVLDETSYPCMIGEFGNYANSTGADWSAIVDYASELGWPVVGWAWNGDGSADPMNMADPYWGDDCSADSYATSDYFSVVYSKLGDGGTQTPTPTDEPNTPTDEPSTPTPTDEPNTPTDTPTNTPAADALVVDDYDGDPGWSSHRNDLGQWCGAGSFENGGGEETDGALVLAYDNGGWYQTQINRDVSDYDTLVLRLRGANGGEESEVLFDMGGVRTMLSNVTDDSVGTSMGDVRVDMEAAGIDRSSPSVRFNFWQGASSTLTIEEVRLE, from the coding sequence GGACCGGCGGCCCGCGGCGACGGACGGTCCTGCGCGGGCTCGGCGGCGGCGTCGCGCTGGGCGCGGCCGGCACGCTCGGCGCGGCGGTGACGACGGCGGCCGGCGCCTCCTTCGGCGACGGCGTCAACCTCCAGCCCTCGTACTTCTGCGACGGCGACCAGGACCTGGGCTACGACCTGATGCGCGAGTATCCGGACATCGAGACGGTCCGGATCGAGATCGAGCCGTTCTCGTTCAACGAGGTCGCGACGACCGTCGAGGACGCCAAGCGCTGGATCGACGAGGCCGCCGCCCACGGCCTGAACGTGATCGCTACGTACCACCATTACCCCGACAACGGGTCGGCCAGCGCCGCGGCGCTGCAGAACGCTGCGGAGTTCTGGGCGGAGCACTACGAGACGCTTTCGGCCGACACCGACATCACGGTCAACATGATGAACGAGTGGGGGAACCATCGGGTGACCGCCGACGAGTACGCCGCCGCGTACGACGAGGCGATCGACACCGTCCGCTCGGAGACGAGCTACTCGGGGCCGATCGTCTGCGACGCGCCCGGCTGGGGCCAGGGCACCTACCGGCTGGCCGACGCCGTCGAGGCGATCGACGACGACGACCTGATCCTCTCGGCGCACGTCTACCCCAGCGCGTGGAACGCGACGACAGGCCAGAACCTCGTCCCCGAGGATCTGGACGTGCTCGACGAGACGAGCTACCCCTGCATGATCGGCGAGTTCGGCAACTACGCGAACTCGACGGGCGCCGACTGGTCGGCTATCGTCGACTACGCGAGCGAGCTGGGCTGGCCGGTCGTCGGCTGGGCCTGGAACGGCGACGGGTCGGCGGACCCGATGAACATGGCCGACCCCTACTGGGGCGACGACTGTTCGGCCGACAGCTACGCGACGAGCGACTACTTCTCGGTCGTCTACAGCAAGCTCGGCGACGGCGGGACCCAGACGCCCACGCCGACGGACGAACCGAACACGCCGACCGACGAGCCGAGTACGCCCACGCCGACGGACGAACCGAACACGCCGACCGATACGCCGACGAACACGCCTGCGGCCGACGCGCTGGTCGTCGACGACTACGACGGTGACCCCGGCTGGTCGTCCCATCGGAACGACCTCGGGCAGTGGTGCGGGGCCGGGTCGTTCGAGAACGGCGGCGGCGAGGAGACGGACGGCGCGCTGGTGCTGGCGTACGACAACGGCGGCTGGTACCAGACGCAGATCAACCGCGACGTGAGCGACTACGACACGCTCGTCCTCCGGCTGCGCGGCGCGAACGGCGGCGAGGAGTCGGAAGTGCTGTTCGACATGGGCGGGGTGCGGACCATGCTCTCGAACGTCACCGACGACTCCGTCGGCACCAGCATGGGGGACGTTCGCGTCGACATGGAAGCGGCCGGGATCGACCGCTCGTCGCCGTCGGTCCGGTTCAACTTCTGGCAGGGCGCCAGTAGCACACTGACGATCGAGGAGGTGCGACTGGAGTAG